Proteins encoded by one window of Marinobacter bohaiensis:
- a CDS encoding class I SAM-dependent rRNA methyltransferase, with translation MFPQLYLRKGAERRVRAGHLWIYSNEVDTRRTPLTGFEAGTQACLMAANGKPLGTIFVNPHALICGRLISRNPDQGMTPQRLTERLETALSIRERLFERPFYRWVFGDGDGLSGLVIDRFGDVVVVQVSTAGMETLRDSLVRAIQKLVHPRCIVFKNDGKMRQVEGLDSYVTAALGELPEQLEVEENGVKFLAPLAGGQKTGWFYDHRMNRQRLQAYAPGKRVLDVFSYVGGWGVQAAAAGASSVTCVDSSAQALSAVRENAGLNGLQNVDTLEGDAFAVLKDLCDQKEKYDVVVLDPPALIPRRRDQKAGEQAYARLNQLGLRLLSRDGLLVSASCSMHLSGERLVDIIRGSGRRIDRFVQLLEQGHQAPDHPVIPGIPETDYIKSCFVRSLTGFL, from the coding sequence ATGTTTCCCCAGCTTTATCTTCGCAAGGGGGCCGAGCGCCGTGTTCGCGCCGGTCATCTCTGGATCTACAGCAATGAAGTCGATACCCGGCGCACGCCGCTGACCGGCTTCGAGGCGGGGACGCAGGCCTGTCTGATGGCGGCCAACGGTAAGCCGTTGGGCACGATTTTCGTCAATCCCCACGCCCTGATCTGTGGCCGCCTGATCAGTCGCAACCCGGATCAGGGCATGACGCCGCAGCGGCTGACGGAGCGGCTGGAGACCGCGCTGTCGATCCGCGAGCGGCTGTTTGAACGTCCGTTCTACCGCTGGGTGTTCGGCGACGGGGACGGCCTGTCCGGTCTGGTGATCGACCGGTTCGGCGACGTGGTGGTGGTGCAGGTCTCCACCGCCGGCATGGAAACCCTGCGCGACTCGCTGGTGCGCGCCATACAGAAGCTGGTGCACCCGCGCTGCATCGTGTTCAAGAACGACGGCAAGATGCGCCAGGTGGAAGGGCTCGACAGCTACGTCACGGCTGCCCTGGGCGAGTTGCCCGAACAGCTCGAGGTGGAGGAGAACGGAGTCAAGTTCCTGGCGCCGCTGGCCGGCGGGCAGAAAACCGGCTGGTTCTACGACCACCGCATGAACCGCCAGCGTTTGCAGGCCTACGCGCCGGGCAAACGGGTGCTGGACGTGTTCAGCTATGTCGGCGGTTGGGGGGTGCAGGCGGCCGCGGCCGGGGCCAGCTCGGTGACCTGCGTGGACAGCTCCGCGCAGGCGTTGTCCGCCGTGCGTGAAAACGCCGGACTCAACGGCTTGCAGAACGTGGACACGCTGGAAGGGGACGCCTTCGCGGTGCTCAAGGACCTGTGCGACCAGAAGGAAAAATACGATGTGGTGGTGCTGGACCCGCCGGCGTTGATCCCGCGGCGTCGTGACCAGAAAGCCGGTGAGCAGGCCTACGCCCGGCTCAACCAGCTGGGCCTGCGGTTGTTGTCCCGGGACGGGCTGCTGGTGTCCGCATCCTGTTCCATGCACCTGTCGGGCGAACGGCTGGTGGACATCATTCGCGGCAGCGGCCGACGCATCGACCGGTTCGTGCAATTGCTCGAGCAGGGCCATCAGGCGCCGGATCATCCGGTCATCCCGGGCATTCCGGAAACCGACTACATCAAGAGCTGCTTTGTGCGGTCGCTGACCGGGTTTCTTTGA
- the thiC gene encoding phosphomethylpyrimidine synthase ThiC, with amino-acid sequence MFLSEAARVDQAAVDPLPSSRKIYVTGSRPDLRVPMREIRLSDTTTSDGPQPNAPLVVYDTSGPYTDPAADIDLRRGLTPVRSAWIAERDDTEELPGYSSDYTRRRLRDPALDTLRFDDHRKPRRARAGRNVSQIHYARQGIVTPEMEYVAIRENLKLQEAREQGWLDDQHPGQSHGAAIPSEITPEFVREEIARGRAILPANINHPEVEPMIIGRNFLVKINGNIGNSAVSSSIEEEVEKLTWGIRWGSDTVMDLSTGKNIHETREWIIRNSPVPIGTVPIYQALEKVNGVAEDLTWEIFRDTLIEQAEQGVDYFTIHAGVRLHHVPLTAKRVTGIVSRGGSIMAKWCLAHHRESFLYEHFEDICEIMKAYDVSFSLGDGLRPGSIADANDAAQFGELETLGELTKIAWKHDVQCMIEGPGHVPMHLVKENMDKQLDCCDEAPFYTLGPLVTDIAPGYDHITSGIGAAMIGWYGCAMLCYVTPKEHLGLPNKDDVKTGIITYKIAAHAADLAKGHPGAQLRDDALSRARFEFRWEDQFNLGLDPDTARAYHDETLPKDSAKVAHFCSMCGPKFCSMKITQEVRDYASEQGLETRDAIDRGLREKSSEFKDGGARLYDRV; translated from the coding sequence ACATCGGACGGGCCGCAGCCCAATGCCCCGCTGGTGGTTTATGACACCTCCGGCCCTTATACCGACCCGGCCGCCGACATCGACCTGCGCCGGGGCCTGACGCCGGTGCGTTCGGCCTGGATCGCCGAGCGTGACGACACCGAAGAGCTGCCCGGTTACAGCTCCGACTACACCCGCCGCCGCCTGCGCGATCCGGCGCTGGACACCCTGCGGTTCGACGATCATCGCAAGCCGCGCCGGGCCCGTGCGGGTCGCAACGTCAGCCAGATCCACTACGCGCGCCAGGGCATCGTCACGCCGGAAATGGAGTATGTGGCCATCCGCGAGAACCTGAAGTTGCAGGAGGCGCGGGAGCAGGGTTGGCTGGACGACCAGCACCCCGGCCAGTCCCACGGTGCGGCGATCCCCAGTGAGATCACGCCGGAGTTCGTGCGCGAGGAAATCGCCCGGGGCCGGGCCATCCTGCCGGCCAACATCAACCATCCGGAAGTTGAGCCGATGATCATCGGCCGTAACTTCCTGGTGAAGATCAACGGCAATATCGGCAACTCGGCGGTCAGCTCGTCCATCGAGGAAGAGGTGGAGAAGCTGACCTGGGGCATTCGCTGGGGCTCGGACACGGTGATGGATCTGTCCACCGGCAAGAACATCCACGAAACCCGCGAGTGGATCATCCGCAACTCGCCGGTACCGATTGGCACGGTGCCCATCTATCAGGCCCTGGAAAAGGTCAACGGTGTGGCCGAGGACCTGACCTGGGAGATCTTCCGCGACACCCTGATCGAACAGGCCGAGCAGGGCGTGGATTACTTCACCATCCATGCCGGCGTGCGTTTGCACCACGTGCCGCTGACCGCCAAACGCGTCACCGGCATCGTCTCCCGCGGTGGCTCGATCATGGCCAAGTGGTGTCTGGCCCATCACCGCGAAAGCTTCCTCTACGAGCACTTCGAGGACATCTGCGAGATCATGAAGGCGTACGACGTGTCCTTCAGCCTCGGCGACGGCCTGCGCCCGGGCAGCATCGCCGATGCCAACGATGCCGCCCAGTTCGGCGAGCTGGAAACCCTGGGTGAGCTGACCAAGATCGCCTGGAAACACGATGTCCAGTGCATGATCGAGGGGCCGGGCCACGTGCCCATGCACCTGGTCAAGGAAAACATGGACAAGCAGCTGGACTGCTGCGACGAGGCGCCGTTCTACACCCTCGGGCCGCTGGTTACCGACATTGCGCCGGGCTACGACCACATCACTTCAGGCATCGGCGCGGCGATGATCGGCTGGTACGGCTGCGCGATGCTCTGTTACGTCACGCCCAAGGAGCACCTGGGACTGCCCAACAAAGACGACGTCAAGACCGGGATCATCACCTACAAGATCGCGGCCCACGCCGCCGATCTGGCCAAGGGGCATCCCGGCGCCCAGTTGCGGGACGACGCTTTGTCGCGGGCGCGCTTCGAGTTCCGCTGGGAGGACCAGTTCAACCTGGGCCTGGACCCGGATACCGCGCGCGCCTACCACGACGAGACCCTGCCCAAGGATTCGGCCAAGGTGGCGCATTTCTGTTCCATGTGCGGGCCCAAGTTCTGCTCCATGAAAATTACCCAGGAAGTTCGGGATTACGCCAGTGAGCAGGGGCTGGAAACCCGTGACGCGATCGATCGCGGCCTGCGCGAGAAGTCCTCCGAGTTCAAGGACGGCGGCGCCCGGCTTTACGATCGGGTGTAG
- the gcvH gene encoding glycine cleavage system protein GcvH: MSQIPADLKYIETHQWVRVAADGTATVGITDFAQDQLGDVVFVELPEVGAQVNGGEEAGVAESVKSASDVFSPVSGEVIGINESLEEAPELLNEDPYGEGWLFRVRLKDEGELDGLMEADAYGELIADTE; encoded by the coding sequence ATGAGTCAGATCCCTGCGGACCTGAAGTACATCGAAACGCACCAGTGGGTCCGCGTGGCGGCCGACGGCACGGCGACGGTGGGCATCACCGACTTCGCCCAGGACCAGCTGGGTGACGTGGTTTTCGTGGAACTGCCGGAAGTGGGCGCCCAGGTCAACGGTGGCGAAGAGGCCGGCGTGGCGGAATCGGTGAAATCCGCGTCCGACGTGTTCAGCCCGGTCAGCGGCGAGGTGATCGGAATCAACGAGTCCCTGGAAGAAGCTCCGGAGCTGCTCAACGAAGATCCCTATGGTGAAGGCTGGCTGTTCCGGGTGCGCCTGAAGGACGAAGGCGAGCTCGATGGCCTGATGGAGGCCGACGCCTACGGTGAGCTGATCGCCGACACCGAGTAA
- a CDS encoding DUF1249 domain-containing protein — protein MAQDTGTTLQRKKAYVPDLRRFGALCEANYGRIRRLRLLAEEHPDVAEFELRDGDAYFGRVRIEQLQQSRFTETLLLEQIHNAGRWLNNPHLTVRVYHDAGLAEVISCYRYNRIEAINDYPNRFMHHPDEKTQVNAFLADWLAFCLRFGHVPAGRIAWPVAD, from the coding sequence ATGGCTCAGGACACCGGCACGACATTACAGCGCAAGAAGGCCTATGTGCCGGACCTCCGGCGTTTCGGGGCGCTTTGCGAGGCCAACTACGGCCGCATCCGGCGCCTGCGCCTGTTGGCGGAGGAGCATCCGGACGTGGCGGAATTCGAGTTGCGCGACGGCGATGCCTATTTCGGACGTGTGCGTATCGAGCAGCTGCAGCAGTCGCGCTTTACCGAGACCCTGCTGCTGGAGCAAATCCACAACGCCGGCCGCTGGCTCAACAACCCGCACCTGACGGTCCGGGTCTACCACGACGCCGGACTGGCGGAAGTGATCAGCTGCTACCGCTACAACCGGATCGAGGCGATCAACGACTACCCCAACCGGTTCATGCATCACCCGGACGAGAAAACCCAGGTCAATGCCTTCCTGGCGGACTGGCTGGCGTTCTGCCTGCGTTTCGGGCACGTCCCCGCCGGGCGCATTGCCTGGCCGGTCGCCGACTGA
- a CDS encoding RNA pyrophosphohydrolase has translation MIDSDGFRPNVGIILANDRGEVLWARRIGQDAWQFPQGGINSNETPEEALYRELGEEVGLVQQDVEIISCTRGWLRYRLPRRMVRHHSHPVCIGQKQKWFLLRLVSPDAHVCVDRTDSPEFDGWEWVSYWYPLGQVVSFKREVYRRALRELAPRLFHNMERWQGRSAFTDRTD, from the coding sequence GTGATCGACTCCGACGGCTTCAGACCCAACGTCGGAATCATTCTGGCCAATGATCGGGGTGAAGTGCTCTGGGCAAGACGGATCGGGCAGGACGCATGGCAGTTTCCCCAGGGCGGGATCAACAGCAACGAAACGCCAGAGGAAGCGCTGTATCGTGAGCTGGGCGAAGAAGTCGGACTGGTGCAGCAGGATGTGGAAATCATCAGCTGCACAAGAGGCTGGCTGAGATACCGTCTACCCCGGCGAATGGTTCGCCATCATTCGCACCCGGTCTGTATCGGGCAAAAACAGAAATGGTTCCTGCTGCGGTTAGTGTCACCCGACGCCCACGTCTGCGTCGACCGGACAGACTCGCCGGAATTCGACGGCTGGGAGTGGGTGAGTTACTGGTACCCGCTCGGTCAGGTCGTTTCCTTCAAGCGGGAGGTTTATCGGCGGGCCCTGCGGGAGCTGGCCCCTCGATTATTCCACAATATGGAGCGCTGGCAGGGAAGGTCGGCGTTCACGGACAGGACGGATTAA
- a CDS encoding YqiA/YcfP family alpha/beta fold hydrolase, which translates to MSQQPRLIYLHGFRSSPQSQKVTELREWLAARDVPVELVTPELGFAPDEAVARVASLVDEAGDRPVGLMGSSLGGYYATVVAARSGLPAVLVNPAVAPYRLLRGYLGVQENLYTGERFEVTETHMHQLSDMDPGPLAHPERFLVLLQTGDETLDFREAVTRYAGASQWIQPGGDHRFQDFPRVLPAALAFLGMGSF; encoded by the coding sequence ATGTCCCAACAGCCCCGTCTGATCTACCTGCACGGTTTCCGGAGTTCGCCGCAGTCCCAGAAAGTCACCGAGCTGCGCGAGTGGCTGGCGGCGCGTGACGTACCGGTGGAGCTGGTGACGCCCGAACTCGGTTTTGCCCCCGACGAGGCGGTCGCCCGGGTGGCGTCGCTGGTGGACGAGGCCGGTGATCGCCCGGTGGGGCTGATGGGCAGCTCGCTGGGGGGCTATTACGCGACCGTGGTCGCCGCGCGCAGCGGTCTTCCCGCGGTCCTGGTCAACCCGGCCGTGGCGCCTTACCGGCTGCTGCGGGGCTACCTCGGCGTGCAGGAGAATCTGTACACCGGTGAACGCTTCGAAGTCACCGAGACGCACATGCACCAGCTCAGTGACATGGATCCGGGTCCACTGGCGCACCCGGAGCGGTTCCTGGTGTTGCTGCAAACCGGCGACGAGACCCTCGACTTCCGGGAGGCGGTGACCCGCTATGCCGGCGCCAGCCAGTGGATCCAGCCTGGCGGTGACCATCGCTTCCAGGATTTCCCCCGGGTGTTGCCCGCGGCCCTCGCTTTTTTGGGCATGGGAAGCTTCTGA
- the cpdA gene encoding 3',5'-cyclic-AMP phosphodiesterase, whose translation MHTPFTPSLTERPAGAPLRVLQVTDPHLMDDPDGVLLGIKTSESLQAVLDLIDRAEDAPDLVLASGDISQDGSEGSYRQFQAIMARFACPVIWMAGNHDDAAVMAKVIAGTDAAQRRIMAGGWQIVCLDSSVPGHVHGEIAPQELAFLRDCLDDAPDTPTLVVFHHHPVDIGCPWMERIGLVNRAELRVAIAGHAQVRGLLWGHVHQEWDDQRDGMRLMATPSTCIQFEPGSTDFSLDDRAPGYRWLELYPDGGLVSHVRRTTDYQYNIERDSHGY comes from the coding sequence ATGCACACCCCATTCACGCCTTCGTTAACAGAACGTCCTGCCGGCGCGCCGCTGCGCGTCCTGCAGGTGACGGATCCGCACCTGATGGACGACCCCGATGGCGTCCTGCTGGGCATTAAGACCAGCGAAAGCCTGCAGGCGGTACTGGACCTGATCGACCGTGCAGAGGACGCGCCGGACCTGGTGCTGGCCAGCGGCGATATCTCGCAGGATGGCAGTGAGGGATCGTATCGCCAGTTCCAGGCGATCATGGCGCGGTTTGCCTGCCCGGTCATCTGGATGGCCGGCAACCACGACGATGCCGCGGTGATGGCGAAGGTGATCGCCGGTACGGACGCCGCCCAGCGCCGGATCATGGCGGGCGGCTGGCAGATCGTGTGTCTCGACTCGTCGGTGCCCGGCCACGTGCATGGCGAGATCGCACCGCAGGAGCTGGCTTTTCTGCGCGACTGCCTGGACGACGCTCCCGACACCCCGACGTTGGTGGTTTTTCATCATCACCCGGTAGACATCGGTTGCCCCTGGATGGAGCGGATTGGTCTGGTCAACCGCGCCGAGCTGCGGGTCGCCATTGCCGGCCATGCCCAGGTGCGCGGGTTGCTGTGGGGGCATGTCCACCAGGAGTGGGACGACCAGCGTGACGGTATGCGCCTGATGGCCACGCCGTCCACCTGCATCCAGTTCGAGCCCGGATCCACCGACTTCTCCCTGGACGACAGGGCGCCCGGTTATCGCTGGCTCGAACTCTATCCCGACGGCGGGCTGGTCTCCCATGTGCGCCGTACGACCGACTACCAATACAACATCGAGCGTGATAGCCACGGTTACTGA
- the ptsP gene encoding phosphoenolpyruvate--protein phosphotransferase, with translation MLSTLRTIVQEVNGARDLQEALDIIVSRVQHAMNTEVCSVYLLDPDSNRYILMATEGLYKKAVGHVSLAHSEGLIGLVGSREEPINLEDATAHPRYRYFPETGEERFRSFLGVPIIHHRRVLGVLVVQQRESSRCFDEGEEAFLVTISAQLAGVIAHSEATGAISGLSLTGQEAQDVSFKGVAGAPGVAIGKGVVVYPPADLDAVPDKTVEDVAAEEELFRHAVSAVREDIQLVAERLAPQLRPEEQALFEVYLRMLDDNALPGEVMHRIAEGHWAQGALKQVVQQYVRHFEMMGDLYLRERAVDIRDLGRRLLSHLQEGGPQDVAYPEQTVLVSDELTPAMLGEVPRGQLVGLVSVRGSSNSHVAILARAMGVPTVMGMIDMPVNQLDGRDLIVDGFEGQIYASPSADLRSFYQEICDEEAALFRGLEELRDKPCVTTDGVRVSLLVNTGLMTDVVRSLSHGAEGIGLYRTEVPFMINERFPSEQEQREYYREQLEAFAPNEVTMRTLDIGGDKALTYFPISEENPFLGWRGIRVTLDHPEIFLVQVRAMLKASEGLNNLRIMLPMISNISEVEESLHLIYRVYHEVREEGYDIQMPKVGVMIEVPAAVYQIRELSNRVDFLSVGSNDLTQYLLAVDRNNPRVASLYHSFHPAVLQALLRIVDDAHAVGTPVSICGELAGDPGGAALCMAMGYDALSMNAASLPKVKSVIRSIDSAWARQLLEDVLELDSPHVIKSCVDLALRNAGFGRYLRPGRALPEAAALSQVRQSRGA, from the coding sequence ATGTTGAGCACGCTGCGAACGATCGTTCAGGAAGTCAATGGTGCCCGGGATCTTCAGGAAGCCCTGGATATCATCGTCTCCCGCGTGCAGCATGCCATGAACACGGAAGTCTGCTCGGTGTACCTGCTGGATCCGGATTCCAACCGGTATATCCTGATGGCCACCGAGGGCCTCTACAAGAAGGCGGTGGGACACGTCAGCCTGGCGCATTCCGAGGGGCTGATCGGCCTGGTGGGCTCCCGGGAAGAGCCCATCAACCTGGAAGACGCCACCGCCCACCCGCGCTACCGCTATTTCCCCGAAACCGGTGAAGAACGTTTCCGCTCTTTCCTCGGTGTGCCCATTATCCACCACCGCCGTGTGCTCGGCGTGCTGGTCGTGCAGCAGCGCGAGAGCTCGCGCTGTTTCGACGAGGGCGAGGAAGCCTTCCTGGTCACCATTTCCGCCCAGTTGGCCGGCGTCATCGCTCACAGTGAGGCCACCGGCGCCATCAGCGGGCTGTCGCTGACCGGTCAGGAAGCCCAGGACGTCAGCTTTAAAGGGGTGGCCGGGGCGCCTGGCGTGGCGATCGGCAAGGGCGTGGTGGTCTATCCCCCGGCCGACCTGGACGCGGTGCCGGACAAGACCGTCGAAGACGTCGCCGCCGAGGAGGAGCTGTTCCGCCATGCCGTCAGCGCGGTGCGCGAGGATATCCAGTTGGTGGCGGAGCGCCTGGCGCCGCAGTTGCGACCGGAGGAGCAGGCCCTGTTCGAGGTCTACCTGCGGATGCTGGACGACAACGCGCTGCCCGGAGAGGTCATGCACCGCATTGCGGAAGGCCACTGGGCCCAGGGCGCCCTCAAGCAGGTGGTGCAGCAGTACGTGCGCCACTTCGAGATGATGGGGGATCTCTACCTGCGTGAGCGCGCCGTGGATATCCGCGACCTGGGCCGGCGCCTGCTGTCGCATCTGCAGGAAGGTGGCCCGCAGGATGTGGCCTACCCCGAGCAAACCGTGCTGGTCTCCGACGAGCTGACTCCGGCGATGCTGGGTGAGGTGCCGCGCGGGCAGCTCGTGGGGCTGGTGTCGGTGCGCGGCTCCAGCAACTCCCACGTGGCCATCCTGGCGCGGGCCATGGGGGTGCCCACGGTGATGGGCATGATCGACATGCCGGTCAACCAGTTGGACGGGCGCGACCTGATCGTCGACGGCTTCGAGGGGCAGATCTACGCCTCGCCCTCCGCCGACCTGCGCTCCTTCTACCAGGAAATCTGCGACGAGGAAGCGGCCCTGTTCCGTGGCCTCGAGGAGCTGCGCGACAAACCCTGTGTCACCACCGACGGCGTGCGGGTGTCGCTGCTGGTGAACACCGGCCTGATGACCGACGTGGTGCGCTCGCTCAGCCACGGTGCCGAAGGCATTGGCCTGTACCGTACCGAAGTGCCGTTCATGATCAACGAGCGCTTCCCGTCGGAGCAGGAACAGCGGGAATACTATCGCGAGCAGCTTGAGGCCTTCGCGCCCAATGAAGTCACCATGCGCACCCTGGATATCGGCGGTGACAAGGCGCTGACCTATTTCCCCATCAGCGAAGAGAACCCGTTCCTGGGCTGGCGCGGGATCCGGGTGACCCTGGATCATCCGGAAATCTTCCTGGTGCAGGTGCGCGCGATGCTCAAGGCCAGCGAAGGGCTCAATAACCTGCGCATCATGCTGCCCATGATCAGCAATATTTCCGAGGTGGAGGAGTCCCTGCACCTGATCTATCGCGTCTACCACGAGGTGCGCGAAGAGGGCTACGACATCCAGATGCCCAAGGTAGGGGTGATGATCGAGGTGCCGGCGGCGGTGTACCAGATCCGTGAGCTGTCCAACCGGGTCGATTTCCTGTCCGTGGGCTCCAACGACCTGACCCAGTACCTGCTGGCGGTGGATCGCAACAACCCTCGGGTGGCCTCGCTCTACCATTCGTTCCACCCGGCGGTGCTGCAGGCGCTGTTGCGGATCGTTGACGATGCCCATGCGGTCGGCACGCCGGTGAGTATCTGCGGCGAATTGGCGGGAGACCCCGGCGGTGCCGCACTGTGCATGGCCATGGGCTATGACGCCCTGTCGATGAACGCCGCCAGCCTGCCCAAAGTGAAATCCGTGATCCGCAGCATCGATTCGGCCTGGGCCCGTCAGTTGCTGGAAGACGTGCTGGAGCTGGACTCCCCCCATGTCATCAAGAGCTGCGTTGACCTGGCGCTGCGCAATGCCGGTTTTGGCCGCTACCTTCGGCCCGGGCGGGCGTTGCCCGAGGCGGCGGCACTCAGTCAGGTCCGGCAGTCGCGAGGGGCCTGA
- a CDS encoding imelysin family protein has translation MGKSALPCLLGALLLAAGCSKQEPAGEREASAPMEHATRVPDGLQKQVRLLARQTCDTTAALTGASQAFVDAPDVAKLETARQHWQTAHARYQSLAFGYRLAGLAMPQEKNDRDPIDAHRQLPGYLDQVPGYPHSGLAYSEVPLTPAHLRKEHQSIDFYYLTLGFHPLEALLWPAGESDPQATVERFTGSTAPESDEVVDAPARRQALLRVIAGELKRDASALCSTGNEAYLVTGLAPLLEDPRRFMASLDEALGATLGTALDALISNPDAEDRNGMPLLHSPQAGTDITEYRRLIADIRQQWLPMGLPNSEVRAPIDQALNELAARLEAIDPMQRPLDTEALTAARQQLDRVSQRLSTGGDAG, from the coding sequence ATGGGTAAAAGCGCCCTGCCCTGCCTGCTCGGCGCGCTGCTGTTGGCCGCCGGCTGCTCCAAGCAGGAGCCGGCTGGCGAGCGGGAAGCGTCGGCACCGATGGAGCACGCGACCCGCGTCCCCGACGGACTCCAGAAACAGGTCCGGCTGCTCGCCCGGCAGACCTGTGACACCACCGCCGCGCTGACCGGCGCCAGCCAGGCTTTCGTCGATGCACCGGATGTCGCCAAGCTGGAAACGGCACGGCAGCACTGGCAAACGGCGCACGCCCGCTATCAGTCGCTGGCGTTCGGCTATCGCCTGGCGGGCCTGGCCATGCCGCAGGAAAAGAATGACCGGGACCCCATCGATGCCCACCGGCAGTTGCCCGGCTACCTTGACCAGGTCCCCGGCTACCCCCACAGCGGCCTTGCCTACTCCGAAGTGCCGCTGACACCGGCCCACCTGCGCAAGGAACACCAGTCCATCGACTTCTATTACCTGACGCTGGGATTCCACCCGCTGGAAGCCCTGCTCTGGCCCGCGGGGGAGAGCGATCCCCAGGCAACGGTGGAACGATTTACCGGCAGCACGGCACCGGAAAGCGATGAGGTGGTCGATGCGCCGGCCCGGCGCCAGGCCTTGCTGCGCGTCATCGCGGGGGAACTCAAGCGGGACGCCAGCGCGCTATGCAGCACCGGCAATGAAGCCTATCTGGTGACGGGCCTGGCGCCGCTACTGGAAGATCCTCGCCGGTTTATGGCGTCGCTTGACGAAGCGCTGGGTGCCACCCTGGGGACTGCGCTGGACGCACTGATCTCAAACCCCGACGCCGAAGACCGCAACGGCATGCCGCTTTTGCACAGCCCCCAGGCCGGGACGGATATCACGGAGTATCGTCGCCTGATCGCCGACATCCGCCAGCAGTGGCTTCCGATGGGCCTGCCCAACAGCGAGGTCCGCGCGCCCATCGACCAGGCGTTGAACGAGCTGGCGGCGCGGCTGGAAGCCATCGATCCGATGCAGCGCCCCCTGGATACCGAGGCGCTGACGGCCGCCCGACAACAACTCGACAGGGTCAGCCAGCGCCTGAGCACGGGCGGAGACGCCGGCTAG
- the nudF gene encoding ADP-ribose diphosphatase: MSETTRKPFQFSQDDVRIDKRETVFQGFFRMERLHLSHAMFAGGQTGAFERELFLRGDATCVLPYDPVRDEVVLLEQFRPGALWRDQSPWLLELVAGMNEPGETPEDVAHREADEEAGLTFRRLEKICQYLVSPGGTTEMVSLYCGHVSTEGAGGLYGLAEENEDIRAHVMAAEDALRMIADGRINNAAAIIALQWLAMQRNRLKEEWS; the protein is encoded by the coding sequence ATGTCCGAGACGACCCGCAAACCCTTCCAGTTCTCCCAGGATGACGTTCGCATCGACAAGCGCGAGACCGTCTTCCAGGGCTTTTTCCGCATGGAGCGGCTGCACCTGAGCCACGCAATGTTCGCCGGCGGTCAGACCGGGGCGTTCGAGCGTGAGCTGTTTCTGCGCGGCGATGCCACCTGCGTGCTGCCGTATGACCCGGTGCGCGACGAGGTCGTGCTGCTGGAGCAGTTCCGGCCCGGGGCTCTGTGGCGCGATCAGTCGCCGTGGCTGCTGGAACTGGTGGCTGGTATGAATGAGCCGGGGGAAACGCCGGAGGATGTGGCCCACCGCGAGGCGGATGAGGAAGCCGGTCTGACCTTCCGGCGTCTGGAGAAAATCTGCCAGTATCTGGTGTCACCGGGTGGGACGACCGAGATGGTGTCACTGTACTGCGGACACGTCAGTACCGAGGGCGCCGGCGGCCTGTACGGGCTCGCCGAAGAGAACGAAGATATTCGCGCACATGTAATGGCGGCGGAGGATGCTTTGCGTATGATAGCGGATGGACGGATCAATAACGCCGCCGCGATCATCGCGCTGCAATGGCTGGCCATGCAGCGCAACCGACTGAAGGAAGAGTGGAGCTGA
- a CDS encoding histidinol-phosphatase encodes MTLAIFDLDNTLIRGDSDHAWGDFLVNEGVVDATVYEKANDQFYQDYLNGDLDIRRYLEFSLEPLTRHDLDTLDTLRQRFVETRVRPMLLDAAFDLLEKHRRQGHFLLIITATNRFVTQPIADLLGVDDLIATEPEMVNGVYTGGVAGVPSFQDGKVTRLAEWLDAQGRSAGDAWFYSDSHNDVPLLEQVAHPVAVDPDPKLGALAKDRDWPIITLRD; translated from the coding sequence GTGACCCTGGCAATCTTCGATCTCGACAACACCCTGATCCGGGGCGACAGCGACCACGCCTGGGGCGACTTCCTCGTCAATGAGGGCGTCGTCGACGCGACGGTCTACGAAAAGGCCAATGACCAGTTCTACCAGGACTACCTCAACGGCGACCTGGACATCCGGCGCTACCTGGAGTTCTCTCTCGAGCCGCTGACCCGGCACGATCTGGACACGCTCGACACCCTGCGTCAGCGGTTTGTCGAGACGCGGGTGCGGCCGATGCTGCTGGACGCCGCCTTCGACCTGCTGGAAAAGCACCGGCGCCAGGGGCACTTCCTGCTGATCATCACCGCCACCAACCGCTTCGTCACTCAGCCCATCGCCGACCTGCTGGGCGTGGACGACCTGATCGCCACCGAACCGGAAATGGTCAACGGCGTCTACACCGGCGGTGTGGCCGGCGTCCCCAGCTTCCAGGACGGCAAGGTCACGCGGCTGGCGGAGTGGCTCGACGCTCAGGGCCGCAGTGCCGGCGACGCATGGTTCTACAGCGACTCCCATAACGATGTGCCACTGCTGGAGCAGGTCGCCCACCCGGTCGCGGTGGACCCCGATCCCAAGCTCGGCGCCCTGGCCAAAGACCGCGACTGGCCGATCATCACGCTGCGAGACTGA